A section of the Labrus bergylta chromosome 21, fLabBer1.1, whole genome shotgun sequence genome encodes:
- the LOC109996268 gene encoding ankyrin repeat and SOCS box protein 12 produces MICLRTHAEEENNCEISQLRKAVLQNNDRLLEEMLCQEIYKKVINCRGGWGISGTPLHAAVSKGHLSCLQVLLAHGALVDCVDVKAQTPLFAAVRGKYLDCVLALLGAGANPNGNSSNNCSPVLTAAREGNVDILKELLKHGAEVNSRSKVLLWTSGARVSSGPLYLAAVYGHMECFKLLLLYGADPDYNCTDAKLLSSIKQPKTVLEMCLRHGCGVEYIQLLIDFGANVYLPTLIIEKSTKQNEAVELLLQERGNPKALTSQCRLAVRRYLKDINKVHCIDQLDMPTSLINFLQHKPVPVIVL; encoded by the exons ATGATCTGCTTAAGGACccatgcagaagaagaaaacaactgtgAAATATCCCAGCTTAGAAAAGCAGTGTTACAAAACAATGACAGACTTCTTGAGGAAATGCTTTGCCAGGAAATCTACAAGAAAGTTATTAACTGCAGAGGTGGCTGGGGAATCTCAGGCACACCTCTGCATGCTGCTGTGTCCAAAGGCCACCTTAGCTGTCTACAGGTTCTGCTTGCCCATGGGGCCCTGGTTGACTGTGTAGATGTGAAGGCTCAGACGCCGCTCTTCGCAGCCGTGCGTGGGAAATACCTGGATTGTGTATTAGCGCTCCTCGGAGCTGGTGCCAACCCCAACGGAAACTCATCCAACAACTGCTCCCCTGTGCTTACTGCTGCTCGCGAGGGGAACGTGGATATCTTGAAGGAACTGCTTAAACACGGTGCTGAGGTGAACTCCCGCTCCAAAGTCTTGCTCTGGACCTCCGGTGCGAGAGTATCCAGTGGACCGCTGTACTTGGCTGCCGTTTATGGACACATGGAGTGCTTCAAACTCCTGCTTCTCTACGGGGCGGACCCAGATTACAACTGCACTGACGCAAAGCTTCTGAGTTCTATCAAGCAGCCCAAAACCGTGCTCGAGATGTGCCTCAGGCATGGATGTGGCGTGGAGTATATACAGCTTTTAATTGACTTCGGAGCTAATGTCTACCTTCCCACACTGATTATCGAGAAGTCCACCAAGCAGAATGAGGCTGTGGAGCTGCTTCTGCAGGAGAGGG GAAATCCAAAGGCCTTGACTTCCCAGTGCCGACTTGCTGTCCGAAGATACCTCAAAGATATCAATAAGGTCCATTGTATCGACCAGCTGGATATGCCAACAAGTCTCATTAACTTCCTGCAACATAAGCCAGTCCCAGTCATTGTTCTTTAG
- the LOC136177312 gene encoding polycystin-1-like: MQLFPGMWFSHAGQLVSVELVVQPSTKSSLARVQILRPYCNPNQHLVPPGGCSRGQYWCHLLEACVCTTCPCSPYDSAAESRGFVLPPRYAALPPFYHLVADLPLTINPSPDLSVLSMLLSNREILVYPDDIVAIQHTRDFGTFLHCLNSDASLKSPWRQSYMSLRGTEWGGWWEGALTSLPKEGQWVDGVVCDLRMLYEDNLPRGTEDDNLGSSFKETTTAPVVWAWENGPTPSTTFGLNIVHPVPDKDNQIHVQINVPTLIVVKVLSGENAMCSWSAPIQQTGIPFLPYCPEEVTQFLPDCKRQSHDAWFSSVILVIPTEGVQMLNISVVNAVSSQNLSVEVCGYTAVTGLSVEPHRCRRMLVGIPQVRIQK; this comes from the exons ATGCAGCTGTTCCCTGGGATGTGGTTCAGTCATGCTGGTCAGCTAGTATCAGTGGAGCTGGTGGTTCAGCCCAGTACAAAGTCCTCTCTAGCCCGTGTCCAGATCCTCAGACCCTACTGCAATCCTAACCAACATTTAGTACCTCCAG GGGGCTGCAGCAGGGGTCAGTACTGGTGCCATCTGCTGGAGGCCTGTGTGTGCACCACTTGTCCCTGCAGCCCCTATGACTCTGCAGCAGAGAGCCGGGGCTTTGTTCTACCTCCTAGGTATGCTGCATTACCACCCTTCTATCACCTGGTGGCAGACCTGCCTCTGACAATAAACCCTAGCCCCGATCTCAGCGTATTAAGT ATGCTTCTTTCAAATCGAGAAATCCTGGTGTACCCGGATGACATTGTGGCTATACAACACACTCGCGACTTTGGAACATTTTTACACTGCCTGAACAGTGATGCTTCTCTAAAATCCCCATGGCGCCAGAGTTACATGTCTCTCAGGGGGACAGAGTGGGGAGGCTGGTGGGAGGGGGCACTCACTTCTCTGCCCAAAGAGGGACAGTGGGTTGATGGGGTTGTGTGTGATCTGAGGATGCTTTACGAAGACAATCTTCCTAGAGGTACAGAGGACGATAACTTAGGCTCCTCCTTTAAagaaacaaccacagctccagTAGTTTGGGCCTGGGAAAATGGTCCTACTCCAAGTACTACATTTGGATTGAACATTGTTCATCCTGTGCCAGATAAAGATAACCAGATTCATGTCCAAATCAATGTCCCTACACTGATTGTTGTAAAGGTCCTGTCTGGGGAAAATGCCATGTGCTCATGGTCGGCCCCAATTCAGCAGACAGGAATCCCCTTTCTTCCATATTGCCCTGAAGAGGTGACTCAGTTTTTGCCTGACTGTAAGAGGCAGTCCCATGATGCCTGGTTCTCGTCTGTGATCCTGGTAATTCCAACAGAGGGAGTTCAAATGCTGAACATCAGTGTGGTCAATGCAGTTAGCTCTCAGAATCTGAGTGTCGAGGTTTGTGGCTATACGGCAGTGACAGGACTCAGTGTTGAGCCACACAGATGCAGGAGGATGCTTGTAGGCATTCCACAGGTGagaattcaaaaataa
- the LOC136177313 gene encoding polycystin-1-like, whose amino-acid sequence MAKPEFLFVREVVAVDATSLFCLRVKADMSLPVTFRWDFGDGSSKVTHTQSAPCMTTQEKEVYVQDSVNHSYSFKDDFTLHVKVFNQYNTVDAFTKISVQPKLHHLDISSTPAVPLVKQTLLLEAFPEPFTHAVLYTWDFGDGSEAFLGTNRKVSHTFASAGVYNITVCANNTVTVLTNSLKVEVMENISGLTVSNNGPSELSSPTYFRATVATGTSLMWKFDFGDGTLQGNIRDGSIAHIYKSPGHYTVIATVSNSVSQAHQSISVEVYKLAVSGVLPTDCVMSGKEIQLSALVNGNISILIFHWLLGDGSPLAVVKGQSTALHRFQSPGSFNIDLTVFSSFTSVSFNTSICVELGIINMTVQSSCKVVAVAEEVCFQVSVSPDQMEGYLFRWLRSPSNFSAMTKNSEQCLIFVYEGVEEISVTASNRVSNKTAKTSVTIQNPVRNLSVAHDSQIDAMTVNKSAFFWVVSCTGSNVSVLWDFGDGSKVEQGQNVSHVFTSKGQFTVTATAFNAVSRHSVTLKVNVLLPVSDLLLNTDQPYAAVGEETLISAFSSANSSTNYYWTVDDVTSTKQGTYQFQFTFRKPGVYQVRVIAQNLVSRREATILIEVFERIEGLQIKCQSLSNMKYVPTEEELLFNSSVTKGSNVTYHWLASGVNRQIAASGNWFQMITETPGQILVQLRASNMLGEVTSIVSLEAVQRITVANISKQSNIFALGKLVNMSVSVVSGSHLQYFWYVKSDILPLRTCVPFLLHTFASLGHCLVKVSVQNALGYRNVTLEFTIQEEVQEVDFEIEGQKLPFYIPTGVAVKLHGLNQGGSDLNWIWNVYSKKMPFSAANQTFINTFLHAGIYQVSLNVSNGINWQKVSHIVKVLDAITGLMLNTSKSSVCTEEQVTFTPAISRGSNVSFAIAIINKDWSHSLEMVEGQFTTSSLPAGTNLLKVKAWNQVSCSEMSASILVTEQIQGLRLVNCCSADLEAFKEIQFKAEVQSGPPVNYTWVFYFMGSEPTWLIGQEVIFTPQDSGSLSFSVFATSGVCSKTLNYTLTVHLPLKHVNIVCDSERIFVGHSVKFSATVNGGSNLSYLWNFGDSSETMQTDDSTLQHTYYIPGKYSIVVKVLNSVGHVSTKLHMEVEELQCTSPQVSFVQNQSTIFRSRLNIFEVRVDNNCSVYKTTYLWEIFRESDCTNGNLELYGNKVVLKSKVDRTSPFILVPKLSLDVGQYCLLFKVSLQETPLVVQQRTTVKVAHAPLVAVIKGGSHRLWPSTSDLVLDGSGTKDPDEEPGVEDTLQYNWTMMTLVKAS is encoded by the exons ATGGCTAAGCCAGAGTTCTTGTTTGTCAGAGAGGTTGTAGCTGTGGATGCTACAAGTCTCTTCTGCCTCAGGGTCAAAGCTGACATGTCCCTGCCAGTCACTTTTAG ATGGGATTTTGGGGATGGGAGTAGCAAAGTGACTCATACCCAGTCAGCTCCATGTATGACCACACAAGAGAAGGAAGTGTATGTTCAGGACTCAGTTAACCATTCTTATTCTTTCAAAG ATGACTTCACACTTCATGTAAAAGTCTTCAACCAATACAACACTGTTGATGCATTCACGAAGATAAGCGTCCAGCCTAAACTACATCACCTCGATATTTCCTCTACCCCTGCTGTGCCCCTAGTAAAACAGACCCTCCTTTTGGAAGCTTTCCCAGAACCATTCACCCATGCTGTCCTTTATACATGGGACTTTGGGGATGGCTCTGAAGCGTTCCTTGGTACCAACCGTAAAGTAAGCCACACTTTTGCATCTGCTGGAGTTTATAACATCACAGTGTGTGCTAACAACACTGTTACAGTTCTGACCAACTCGCTCAAGGTGGAAGTCATGGAAAACATCTCTGGATTGACAGTCAGCAACAATGGACCCAGTGAACTGAGCTCTCCTACATATTTCAGAGCTACAGTGGCCACTGGTACAAGTCTCATGTGGAAATTTGACTTTGGGGATGGGACCCTGCAGGGAAACATTAGAGATGGTTCAATCGCCCACATCTATAAATCACCAGGGCATTATACAGTAATTGCAACTGTCTCAAACTCTGTCAGTCAAGCTCATCAGTCAATCAGTGTAGAGGTCTATAAGTTAGCTGTTAGTGGAGTTCTTCCAACAGACTGTGTCATGAGTGGAAAAGAGATACAGCTTAGTGCTCTAGTAAATGGGAACATATCAATTCTAATTTTCCATTGGTTGCTTGGTGATGGATCACCTCTGGCTGTAGTGAAGGGACAGTCAACAGCCCTGCACAGATTTCAAAGCCCAGGATCTTTTAATATAGATTTGACTGTGTTTAGTTCATTTACATCTGTGTCATTTAATACAAGTATATGTGTGGAATTGGGAATAATTAACATGACAGTGCAGTCATCATGCAAAGTAGTGGCAGTAGCAGAAGAGGTATGCTTCCAAGTGTCAGTATCCCCTGATCAGATGGAAGGTTACCTTTTTAGGTGGTTAAGAAGTCCATCTAATTTCAGTGCAATGACAAAGAACTCTGAACAATGTTTGATCTTTGTGTACGAAGGAGTTGAAGAGATATCAGTAACAGCAAGTAACAGAGTCAGTAACAAAACCGCCAAAACTAGTGTCACCATTCAAAACCCTGTTAGGAACCTGTCAGTGGCCCATGACAGTCAAATAGATGCAATGACAGTCAATAAATCAGCATTTTTTTGGGTTGTCAGCTGCACTGGAAGCAATGTGTCAGTGCTGTGGGACTTTGGAGATGGCTCTAAGGTGGAGCAGGGGCAAAATGTGTCACATGTATTTACCTCGAAAGGTCAATTCACTGTCACTGCCACGGCATTTAATGCTGTCAGCCGCCATTCTGTAACCCTAAAAGTCAATGTTTTACTTCCTGTATCAGACCTATTACTTAACACAGACCAGCCATATGCTGCAGTGGGAGAAGAAACTTTAATTTCAGCATTTAGCAGTGCCAACAGTAGTACAAACTACTACTGGACAGTTGATGATGTCACCTCAACCAAACAAGGTACTTATCAGTTTCAGTTTACTTTCAGGAAACCTGGAGTCTATCAAGTTAGAGTTATAGCACAGAACTTGGTAAGTAGAAGAGAGGCAACTATTTTGATTGAGGTCTTTGAAAGAATAGAGGGTCTTCAGATAAAATGTCAGAGCCtatcaaacatgaaatatgtACCTACAGAAGAGGAGCTTCTGTTTAATTCTTCAGTCACCAAGGGCTCTAATGTGACTTATCACTGGCTTGCAAGTGGAGTGAATAGACAAATTGCTGCTAGTGGCAATTGGTTTCAAATGATTACTGAAACTCCTGGACAGATCTTAGTTCAGCTAAGAGCTTCTAACATGTTGGGTGAGGTCACCAGCATTGTTTCTTTAGAGGCAGTACAGCGTATAACTGTAGCAAATAtctcaaaacaatcaaacatttttgCATTAGGTAAATTGGTGAATATGTCTGTATCCGTGGTTTCTGGGTCTCACCTACAGTACTTTTGGTATGTGAAATCTGATATATTACCCCTTAGGACATGTGTCCCATTTCTACTCCACACTTTTGCAAGTTTGGGTCACTGTCTTGTCAAAGTTTCAGTTCAGAATGCGCTTGGCTACAGAAATGTCACCTTAGAGTTTACAATTCAGGAGGAGGTCCAAGAGGTGGACTTTGAAATTGAAGGACAGAAACTTCCATTCTATATACCTACGGGTGTTGCTGTCAAACTGCATGGGCTTAACCAAGGGGGTAGTGATCTGAACTGGATCTGGAatgtttacagtaaaaaaatgCCTTTTAGTGCTGCTAACCAGACCTTTATCAACACTTTTCTACATGCAGGCATCTATCAGgtgtctttgaatgtctcaaaTGGGATAAATTGGCAGAAAGTTTCACACATTGTTAAAGTCCTTGATGCAATCACAGGGCTTATGCTGAACACTTCCAAGTCTTCTGTCTGCACAGAAGAACAAGTAACATTTACTCCAGCAATCTCTAGAGGAAGCAATGTAAGCTTTGCTATAGCAATTATAAATAAAGACTGGAGTCATAGTCTGGAAATGGTTGAAGGGCAGTTCACCACATCAAGCCTTCCAGCAGGAACAAATCTACTGAAGGTGAAAGCTTGGAACCAGGTCAGTTGTTCTGAGATGTCTGCCAGCATTCTGGTCACTGAGCAGATTCAAGGTTTACGACTTGTGAATTGTTGTTCTGCTGATTTAGAGGCTTTCAAAGAAATCCAGTTTAAGGCGGAAGTTCAAAGTGGACCTCCAGTCAACTATACCtgggtattttattttatggggtCTGAACCCACATGGCTCATAGGCCAAGAAGTGATCTTTACTCCACAAGATAGTGGTTCATTGTCTTTTAGTGTGTTTGCCACTAGTGGAGTCTGCTCCAAGACACTAAATTATACTCTTACAGTTCATTTGCCTCTTAAGCATGTTAACATTGTCTGTGATTCAGAAAGAATATTTGTTGGACATTCTGTCAAGTTTTCTGCAACAGTAAATGGAGGGAGCAACCTCAGTTACCTCTGGAACTTTGGAGACTCCTCTGAAACAATGCAAACAGATGATAGCACACTTCAGCATACATATTATATTCCTGGGAAGTACAGCATTGTGGTCAAAGTTCTCAATAGTGTTGGCCATGTGTCCACAAAGCTACACATGGAAGTGGAGGAGCTCCAGTGTACCAGCCCACAAGTTTCCTTTGTCCAGAACCAGTCTACCATCTTCAGGTCTAGACTGAATATCTTCGAAGTAAGGGTGGACAACAACTGCTCAGTTTACAAAACCACGTACCTATGGGAGATATTCAGAGAGTCAGATTGTACCAATGGCAATTTAGAATTATATGGAAATAAAGTTGTTCTTAAAAGCAAGGTAGATAGAACTTCACCTTTTATTTTAGTCCCCAAGCTTAGTCTTGACGTTGGACAGTATTGCCTTCTATTCAAAGTTTCACTCCAGGAAACTCCTCTTGTTGTCCAACAAAGAACCACTGTTAAAGTGGCCCATGCCCCGCTAGTAGCTGTAATCAAGGGAGGCTCACACAGACTGTGGCCCAGCACCAGTGATCTTGTCCTGGACGGTTCTGGCACCAAAGACCCTGATGAAGAGCCTGGAGTGGAGGATACACTACAGTATAACTGGACAATGATGACATTGGTAAAGGCCTCATGA
- the LOC136177314 gene encoding polycystin-1-like has product MAILNKKYKWSAKDQTGMNLDLNEVSTSTGSQSANLVIRSGVLQPRQSYTFSLNVSQSGRVQWGSASITILPNNPPHGGLCDLSPQSDIRLLDTLVTYNCSGWQDEESEASQLIYTFQVAPCESTGPACPLLTLYRGTRSTYGTLVPMGIPSPVKSRPVIIVTVQVEDFLGAKVIALNRVLSVENPAGDKVASQWLTNKRRTELWALVQHGNPQEIIPYSIALTSQLNQMESGQTARELKVRREIRENVTQALASLPVSSLMDVDQISSALSLSTVCNPLPLNILSY; this is encoded by the exons ATGGCGATACTTAATAAGAAA TACAAGTGGAGTGCTAAGGACCAGACTGGCATGAACCTTGACCTTAATGAGGTATCCACCTCGACAGGGAGTCAGTCTGCTAACTTGGTGATAAGGTCAGGTGTTCTGCAGCCAAGGCAGAGTTATACCTTCAGTCTCAATGTATCCCAGTCTGGCAGAGTTCAGTGGGGCAGTGCCAGCATCACAATACTACCCAACAATCCCCCTCATGGAGGCCTGTGTGATCTTAGTCCACAATCAGATATCCGTCTGCTGGATACATTGGTAACCTATAACTGCTCAG GATGGCAAGATGAAGAAAGCGAGGCCTCGCAGCTTATCTATACATTCCAGGTGGCACCATGTGAGTCCACTGGCCCAGCCTGCCCCCTGCTTACTCTGTACAG GGGTACTCGTTCAACATATGGCACCCTGGTTCCAATGGGAATTCCTTCACCAGTTAAAAGCAGACCAGTAATTATAGTGACAGTGCAGGTGGAAGACTTTCTTGGGGCAAAGGTCATAGCTCTGAACAG AGTGTTGAGTGTTGAAAATCCTGCAGGAGACAAGGTTGCCAGTCAGTGGCTCACAAACAAGAGACGGACAGAGCTTTGGGCTTTAGTCCAGCATGGCAACCCACAAGAGATCATCCCTTATTCTATTGCCCTCACCAGCCAGCTCAATCAG ATGGAGTCTGGACAGACTGCCAGGGAGCTCAAAGTCAGGAGAGAGATACGGGAAAATGTGACCCAAGCCCTGGCCTCTCTGCCTGTTTCATCCTTGATGGACGTTGATCAGATCAGCTCAGCATTGTCACTGTCCACTGTATGTAATCCCCTACCACTTAATATTCTCAGCTACTGA
- the LOC136177315 gene encoding polycystin-1-like has product MACRSCQEKVLEAVQKMIHVMQEQMSPGALSAETGSNTLAAVSFSSHQNYSSTLQPASTIFLSALGHAGALMHSLMLARVPGEAPLSLSSSYVNTVGFHGDPSDLLCTPQSRQNKHLVDHLDWSSSDKSKGSYCHFHIPTSFTTHLKNQESEVVQLLFGMDVDTESNSFLTAADPPISTTLVAMELTTPQGQPIPIQDLDPDQAIWVTLPNKFPLGQNDLGGDGGISESGNGTCLTVTLPTEGKLNFTVNAVDGLDENVGLYISFNFSHDSGIVNPLDFF; this is encoded by the exons ATGGCGTGTCGTAGCTGCCAGGAGAAGGTTCTCGAGGCAGTGCAAAAGATGATCCATGTGATGCAGGAGCAGATGAGTCCTGGGGCTTTGTCagctgaaacaggaa GTAATACGCTGGCTGCTGTGTCTTTCAGTTCTCATCAAAACTACTCAAGCACACTGCAGCCAGCTTCTACAATCTTCCTGTCAGCGCTGGGTCATGCTGGTGCCCTAATGCACTCTCTGATGCTTGCACGTGTGCCCGGTGAGGCACCTCTTTCACTCTCCAGCTCATATGTAAACACAGTGGGTTTCCATGGAGACCCCTCTGACCTCCTGTGCACTCCCCAAtccagacaaaacaaacatcttgtTGACCATCTCGATTGGTCATCAAGTGACAAATCGAAGGGTTCTTATTGTCACTTTCATATCCCTACCTCCTTTACTACTCACCTGAAGAACCAGGAGTCTGAAGTGGTGCAGCTTCTCTTTGgtatggatgtagatacagaaTCCAACTCTTTTTTGACTGCAGCAGACCCTCCAATTTCCACTACTCTGGTTGCAATGGAGCTAACCACACCTCAGGGCCAACCAATACCCATCCAGGATCTGGACCCTGATCAGGCCATATGGGTCACCCTGCCAAACAAGTTCCCTTTGGGACAGAACGATCTGGGTGGAGATGGCGGCATAAGTGAATCTGGGAATGGGACATGTCTTACTGTAACATTACCAACTGAAGGAAAGTTGAACTTTACAGTCAACGCTGTGGACGGTCTGGATGAAAACGTAGGTTTATATATATCCTTCAACTTCAGCCATGATTCAGGTATAGTAAATCCTCTGGACTTTTTTTAA